A genome region from Candidatus Omnitrophota bacterium includes the following:
- a CDS encoding ATP-binding protein, whose product MEKNSFNEQNIYDFIKPFWETAIEPFILIDGMGVIQDVNPPASRYPDLAPLTSLVEKISEKKALIHALDESYTESELRIVEPLTLSINPKETIQIALRLFPLTQKPKLFLAGIEKKHGELDLLQETVRLHDQRVEQLSQKLYEVSQELLHTTLQLAEQKNKLNGIITSMNEGLLACDEKGSIIHFNQSAKDLLSLPDDIRQGSLAELCPALAEAVGFDPQSPRPLIQKSIDFPFKKLELRISTSTIFDEGKHIAGYVMIFEDRTKQAEVDRLKADLISIVSHELRSPLTSIKGYIDLMISGDLGEIPNGMTNYLDIISSNANRLAALIDDMLDLARIESGKLSMSFGKVDVRYLCDYVFLTMKPQAEKKHIRFTMDLKTVLSVSGDVDRLQQALTNLVSNAIKYTAEGGEVSIQAEARDQRLLISVRDTGVGIAAEDQKKLFQRFFRVKNKATRNIGGTGLGLCIAKSIIEAQEGTIYVESAEGQGSCFTIDMPVYHP is encoded by the coding sequence ATGGAAAAAAATTCATTCAACGAACAGAATATTTACGATTTCATCAAGCCTTTTTGGGAAACGGCGATCGAACCTTTTATTCTTATTGATGGAATGGGCGTCATTCAGGACGTGAATCCTCCCGCCTCGAGATATCCCGATTTGGCGCCTTTAACATCTCTCGTAGAAAAAATATCCGAAAAAAAAGCGCTGATTCATGCCCTCGATGAGTCGTACACGGAAAGCGAATTGAGGATAGTCGAACCTCTCACTCTATCGATCAATCCCAAGGAAACCATACAGATCGCGTTACGCCTCTTTCCATTGACGCAAAAGCCGAAACTATTTTTGGCTGGAATCGAGAAAAAGCATGGCGAGCTGGATTTATTGCAGGAAACTGTTCGTTTACATGACCAAAGAGTCGAGCAATTAAGCCAAAAACTATACGAAGTCAGCCAAGAATTGCTGCATACGACGCTGCAACTCGCCGAACAGAAAAATAAACTGAACGGCATCATTACCAGTATGAATGAAGGATTGCTGGCTTGCGACGAAAAAGGAAGCATCATTCATTTCAATCAAAGCGCAAAAGACCTTTTGTCATTGCCTGACGATATTCGCCAGGGATCGCTGGCGGAATTATGTCCCGCTTTGGCGGAAGCGGTGGGATTCGATCCCCAATCCCCTCGCCCGCTGATCCAAAAATCGATCGATTTTCCATTTAAAAAACTGGAGTTGCGCATTAGTACTTCAACCATATTCGATGAGGGAAAGCATATCGCCGGTTATGTCATGATTTTTGAAGACCGGACGAAACAAGCAGAAGTAGACAGGTTGAAAGCCGATTTGATTTCCATTGTTTCCCATGAACTGCGCTCCCCGCTTACTTCAATCAAGGGGTATATCGATTTGATGATTTCGGGCGATTTGGGCGAGATTCCCAATGGCATGACGAACTATCTTGACATCATTTCCTCCAACGCCAACCGCCTGGCCGCTTTGATCGACGATATGCTGGACCTGGCCCGGATCGAATCGGGGAAATTGTCCATGAGTTTCGGGAAAGTGGATGTACGGTATTTGTGCGACTATGTCTTTTTAACGATGAAGCCGCAGGCCGAGAAAAAGCATATCCGTTTCACGATGGACCTGAAAACGGTATTGTCGGTTTCAGGCGACGTCGACCGGCTGCAACAGGCTTTGACCAATTTGGTCTCCAACGCGATCAAATACACGGCGGAAGGAGGAGAGGTAAGCATCCAGGCGGAAGCGCGCGATCAACGGTTGTTGATCTCCGTCAGGGATACTGGCGTAGGCATCGCCGCCGAGGACCAGAAGAAACTCTTTCAGCGTTTTTTCCGCGTGAAGAACAAAGCCACGAGAAACATCGGCGGCACCGGCCTGGGATTATGCATAGCCAAGTCTATTATAGAAGCCCAGGAAGGAACCATATACGTCGAATCCGCCGAAGGGCAGGGTTCTTGTTTTACGATCGATATGCCGGTCTATCATCCCTGA